In the genome of Streptomyces sp. V2I9, one region contains:
- the dapA gene encoding 4-hydroxy-tetrahydrodipicolinate synthase, producing the protein MAPISTPQTPFGRVLTAMVTPFTADGALDLDGAQRLAAHLVDAGNDGLIVNGTTGESPTTSDAEKDQLVRAVLEAVGDRAHVVAGIGTNDTRHSVELARTAERSGAHGLLAVTPYYNKPPQEGLLRHFTAIADSTGLPVMLYDIPGRSGVPIDTETLVRLADHPRIVANKDAKGDLGRASWAIAESGLAWYSGDDMLNLPLLSVGAVGFVSVVGHMVTPELRALIEAHLSGDVQKATEIHQKLLPVFTGMFRTQGVITTKAALTLQGLPAGPLRLPLVELSAQETAQLKIDLAAGGVQL; encoded by the coding sequence ATGGCTCCGATCTCCACTCCGCAGACCCCCTTCGGGCGGGTCCTCACCGCTATGGTCACGCCCTTCACGGCGGACGGCGCTCTCGATCTCGACGGCGCCCAGCGGCTCGCCGCCCACCTGGTGGACGCAGGCAATGACGGTCTGATCGTCAACGGCACCACCGGTGAGTCCCCGACCACCAGCGACGCGGAGAAGGACCAGCTCGTACGAGCGGTACTCGAAGCGGTCGGCGACCGCGCGCACGTCGTCGCCGGTATCGGCACCAACGACACCCGCCACAGCGTCGAGCTCGCCCGGACGGCGGAGCGCAGCGGCGCCCACGGCCTGCTCGCGGTGACGCCGTACTACAACAAGCCGCCGCAGGAGGGTCTCCTCCGGCACTTCACGGCCATCGCCGACTCGACCGGCCTGCCTGTCATGCTGTACGACATCCCCGGCCGCAGCGGGGTGCCGATCGACACCGAGACCCTCGTCCGGCTCGCCGACCACCCGCGGATCGTTGCGAACAAGGACGCCAAGGGTGACCTGGGCCGCGCCAGCTGGGCCATCGCCGAGTCCGGTCTCGCCTGGTACTCCGGCGACGACATGCTCAACCTGCCGCTCCTCTCGGTCGGCGCGGTCGGCTTCGTCTCCGTGGTCGGCCACATGGTCACCCCCGAGCTGCGTGCCCTCATCGAGGCGCACCTGAGCGGCGACGTCCAGAAGGCCACCGAGATCCACCAGAAGCTGCTCCCGGTCTTCACCGGCATGTTCCGTACCCAGGGCGTCATCACCACGAAGGCAGCCCTGACCCTCCAGGGCCTGCCGGCCGGGCCGCTGCGCCTGCCGCTGGTGGAACTCAGCGCACAGGAGACGGCCCAGCTCAAGATCGATCTCGCCGCCGGTGGGGTACAGCTCTGA
- a CDS encoding ribonuclease J — protein sequence MSHPHPELGTPPKLPKGALRVTPLGGLGEIGRNMTVFEYGGRLLIVDCGVLFPEEEQPGIDLILPDFTTIRDRLDDIEGIVLTHGHEDHIGGVPYLLRLKPDIPLIGSKLTLALIEAKLQEHRIRPYTLEVQEGQRERIGVFDCEFIAVNHSIPDALAVAIRTPAGLAVATGDFKMDQLPLDGRLTDLHAFARLSEEGIDLLLSDSTNAEVPGFVPPERDISNVLRTVFANAQKRIIVASFASHVHRIQQILDAAHEYGRRVAFVGRSMVRNMGIARDLGYLKVPAGLVVDVKTLDDLPDDEVVLVCTGSQGEPMAALSRMANRDHQIRIVPGDTVILASSLIPGNENAVYRVINGLTRWGANVVHKGNAKVHVSGHASAGELLYFYNICKPKNLMPVHGEWRHLRANAELGALTGVPKDHIVIAEDGVVVDLIDGKAKIVGKVQAGYVYVDGLSVGDVTETSLKDRRILGDEGIISVFLVVDSSSGKIVGGPHIQARGSGIDDNAFVGVTPKIQEALDKSAQDGVMEPHQLQQLIRRVVGKWVSDTYRRRPMILPVVVEV from the coding sequence TTGAGTCATCCGCATCCTGAACTCGGTACCCCGCCGAAGCTCCCGAAGGGCGCCCTGCGGGTCACCCCGCTCGGCGGCCTGGGCGAGATCGGCCGCAACATGACGGTCTTCGAGTACGGCGGCCGCCTGCTCATCGTCGACTGCGGCGTCCTCTTCCCCGAGGAGGAGCAGCCGGGCATCGACCTGATCCTCCCGGACTTCACCACGATCCGGGACCGCCTGGACGACATCGAGGGCATCGTCCTCACGCACGGCCACGAGGACCACATCGGTGGTGTCCCGTACCTGCTGCGCCTGAAGCCGGACATCCCCCTCATCGGCTCCAAGCTGACGCTCGCGCTCATCGAGGCGAAGCTCCAGGAGCACCGCATCCGCCCCTACACCCTTGAGGTGCAGGAAGGACAGCGGGAGCGCATCGGCGTCTTCGACTGCGAGTTCATCGCGGTCAACCACTCGATCCCGGACGCCCTGGCCGTCGCCATCCGCACCCCCGCGGGCCTGGCCGTGGCCACCGGTGACTTCAAGATGGACCAGCTCCCGCTGGACGGCCGTCTCACCGACCTGCACGCGTTCGCCCGGCTCAGCGAGGAGGGCATCGACCTCCTCCTCTCGGACTCCACGAACGCCGAGGTGCCCGGGTTCGTGCCGCCGGAGCGGGACATCTCCAACGTCCTGCGCACGGTGTTCGCGAACGCCCAGAAGCGCATCATCGTGGCCAGCTTCGCCAGCCATGTGCACCGCATCCAGCAGATCCTGGACGCCGCCCACGAGTACGGACGCCGGGTCGCCTTCGTCGGCCGCTCGATGGTCCGCAACATGGGTATCGCCCGTGACCTGGGCTATCTGAAGGTCCCGGCCGGCCTGGTCGTCGACGTCAAGACGCTCGACGACCTGCCGGACGACGAGGTCGTGCTCGTCTGCACGGGTTCGCAGGGCGAGCCGATGGCCGCCCTCTCCCGGATGGCCAACCGCGACCACCAGATCCGGATCGTTCCGGGCGACACGGTGATCCTCGCGTCGTCCCTGATTCCGGGCAACGAGAACGCGGTCTACCGCGTGATCAACGGTCTGACCCGCTGGGGCGCCAACGTCGTCCACAAGGGCAATGCCAAGGTGCACGTCTCGGGCCACGCCTCGGCCGGCGAGCTGCTGTACTTCTACAACATCTGCAAGCCGAAGAACCTGATGCCGGTCCACGGTGAATGGCGCCACCTGCGTGCCAACGCCGAACTGGGCGCCCTCACCGGCGTGCCGAAGGACCACATCGTCATCGCCGAGGACGGCGTGGTCGTCGACCTCATCGACGGCAAGGCGAAGATCGTCGGCAAGGTGCAGGCCGGTTACGTCTACGTCGACGGCCTCTCCGTCGGAGACGTCACCGAGACCTCCCTCAAGGACCGACGCATCCTCGGTGACGAGGGCATCATCTCGGTGTTCCTCGTGGTCGACAGCTCCTCGGGCAAGATCGTGGGCGGCCCCCACATCCAGGCCCGCGGCTCCGGCATCGACGACAACGCCTTCGTCGGCGTCACACCGAAGATCCAGGAAGCCCTGGACAAATCGGCCCAGGACGGCGTGATGGAGCCCCACCAGCTCCAGCAGCTGATCCGCCGGGTCGTCGGCAAGTGGGTGTCCGACACCTACCGCCGGCGCCCGATGATCCTTCCGGTCGTCGTCGAGGTCTGA
- the thyX gene encoding FAD-dependent thymidylate synthase — protein sequence MTDTPEPAKPHFRSDVTVELVKSDARDADVLFAARVSTAGEQSLEEVTKDPERSKGLINYLMRDRHGSPFEHNSMTFFISAPIFVFREFMRHRVGWSYNEESGRYRELEPVFYVPGTSRKLVQQGRPGKYEFVQGTEEQYDVTTRAMEESYRASYDAYQEMLAKGVAREVARAVLPVGLFSSMYATCNARSLMHFLGLRTQHELAKVPSFPQREIEMVGEQMEAHWEQLMPLTHAAFNKNGRVAP from the coding sequence GTGACCGACACTCCCGAACCCGCAAAGCCCCACTTCCGCAGCGATGTCACCGTCGAGCTGGTGAAGAGCGACGCGCGCGACGCGGACGTGTTGTTCGCCGCGCGGGTCTCCACCGCCGGCGAGCAGTCGCTCGAAGAGGTCACCAAGGACCCCGAGCGCTCCAAGGGGCTCATCAACTACCTCATGCGGGACCGGCACGGCAGTCCGTTCGAGCACAACTCGATGACCTTCTTCATCAGCGCCCCGATCTTCGTCTTCCGCGAATTCATGCGGCACCGCGTCGGCTGGTCGTACAACGAGGAATCGGGCCGCTACAGGGAGCTGGAGCCGGTCTTCTACGTCCCCGGAACCTCCCGCAAGCTGGTCCAGCAGGGCCGCCCCGGCAAGTACGAGTTCGTCCAGGGCACCGAGGAGCAGTACGACGTCACCACCCGCGCGATGGAGGAGTCCTACCGGGCCTCCTACGACGCGTACCAGGAGATGCTGGCGAAGGGCGTGGCCCGCGAGGTCGCCCGCGCCGTCCTCCCCGTCGGCCTCTTCTCCTCGATGTACGCCACCTGCAACGCGCGCTCACTGATGCACTTCCTCGGCCTGCGCACCCAGCACGAGCTGGCGAAGGTCCCTTCCTTCCCGCAGCGCGAGATCGAGATGGTCGGCGAACAGATGGAAGCCCACTGGGAGCAGCTCATGCCGCTCACTCATGCCGCCTTCAACAAAAACGGACGGGTTGCCCCATAG